A DNA window from Pseudomonas sp. B21-056 contains the following coding sequences:
- a CDS encoding penicillin acylase family protein: protein MKRSLIAFLSLVVTALIVTGGYLYSKQPTRQGTVQLQGLQGSVTVRYDERGVPHIRAENETDLYRALGYVHAQDRLFQMEVMRRLARGELAEVLGPKLLDTDKLMRSLRIRERAARYVAEQDPQSPAWIAMQAYLDGINRYQDSHARPLEFDVLGIPKRPFTVEDTVSITGYMAYSFAAAFRTEPLLTYVRDQLGADYLNIFDLDWQPKGVLGEHRKSALPLADADWKGLDALARLSEQALVGSGLPQFEGSNAWAVAGSHTRSGKPLLAGDPHIRFSTPSVWYEAHLSAPGFELYGHYQALLPFATLGMNKDFGWSVTMFQNDDLDLIAEKINPDNPEQVWYRDQWVDMTRSEQQIAVKGQAPVTLVLRQSPHGPIVNDLLGANAGNTPIAMWWGFLESRNPILEAFYQLNRADTLVKARGASAKIHAPGLNVVWANAKGDIGWWAAAQLPKRPAGVKPGFLLDGSSPEAEKEGFYPFSNNPQEENPARGYIVSANFQPVSPSGIEVPGYYNLADRGQQLNLQLSDKQTKWDIEATRQLQLGTTTGYGPRLLAPLLPVLREVVSDPQERKWVEQLAQWPGDYPLDSISATLFNQFLFNLADAALHDELGDGFFETALSTRVIDAALPRLAASADSPWWDDRTTLGKEARADIVKAAWSKSLAHLKATFGDDATQWQWGNAHTLTHGHPLGMQKPLDRIFNVGPFAAPGTHEVPNNLSARIGPAPWPVTYGPSTRRIIDFADPTHSLTINPVGQSGVPFDKYYADQAEAYIEGLYHQAHLAEEEVTANTHDTLKLLPARTAP, encoded by the coding sequence ATGAAACGCAGCCTCATTGCCTTTCTGTCATTGGTCGTCACCGCCCTCATCGTCACCGGCGGTTACCTCTACAGCAAGCAGCCCACCCGCCAGGGCACGGTGCAGTTGCAGGGGCTGCAAGGCTCGGTGACCGTGCGCTACGACGAACGCGGCGTGCCGCATATCCGTGCCGAGAACGAAACCGACCTGTACCGTGCGCTTGGTTACGTCCATGCCCAGGACCGGTTGTTCCAGATGGAGGTCATGCGCCGCCTCGCCCGTGGTGAGCTGGCCGAGGTGCTGGGGCCGAAACTGCTCGACACCGATAAGCTGATGCGCAGCCTGCGTATCCGCGAGCGCGCCGCCCGTTATGTGGCGGAACAGGACCCGCAGTCCCCGGCCTGGATCGCGATGCAGGCTTATCTCGACGGCATCAACCGCTACCAGGACAGCCACGCCCGGCCGCTGGAGTTCGATGTCCTGGGGATTCCCAAGCGCCCGTTCACCGTTGAAGACACGGTGAGCATTACCGGCTACATGGCCTACAGTTTCGCCGCCGCCTTTCGTACCGAACCGCTGCTGACCTATGTGCGCGATCAACTGGGCGCTGACTACCTGAATATTTTCGACCTCGACTGGCAACCCAAGGGCGTGCTGGGCGAGCACCGCAAATCCGCCCTGCCACTGGCCGACGCCGACTGGAAAGGCCTCGATGCCTTGGCCCGCTTGAGCGAACAGGCCCTGGTCGGAAGCGGCCTGCCGCAATTCGAAGGCAGCAATGCCTGGGCCGTTGCCGGCAGCCATACCCGCAGCGGCAAACCTTTGTTGGCGGGTGACCCGCACATCCGCTTCTCCACACCCTCGGTGTGGTATGAGGCACACCTTTCGGCGCCGGGCTTCGAACTCTACGGGCACTACCAGGCATTGTTGCCGTTTGCGACCCTGGGCATGAACAAGGATTTCGGCTGGAGCGTCACCATGTTCCAGAACGACGACCTGGACCTGATTGCCGAGAAGATCAACCCGGACAACCCCGAACAGGTCTGGTATCGCGACCAGTGGGTGGACATGACCCGTAGCGAACAACAGATCGCGGTGAAAGGCCAGGCCCCGGTGACGCTGGTGCTGCGCCAGTCGCCCCACGGCCCGATCGTCAATGATCTGCTCGGGGCCAATGCCGGCAACACGCCGATCGCCATGTGGTGGGGGTTCCTGGAAAGCCGCAATCCGATCCTCGAGGCCTTCTACCAGCTCAACCGTGCCGACACACTGGTCAAGGCGCGCGGAGCGTCAGCCAAGATCCATGCGCCGGGGCTGAATGTGGTCTGGGCCAATGCCAAGGGCGATATCGGCTGGTGGGCCGCCGCCCAACTGCCCAAGCGGCCGGCGGGAGTGAAACCCGGCTTCCTGCTCGATGGCAGCAGCCCGGAGGCGGAAAAGGAGGGCTTCTACCCCTTCAGCAACAATCCCCAGGAAGAGAACCCGGCCCGTGGCTATATCGTTTCGGCGAATTTCCAGCCGGTTTCCCCCAGCGGCATCGAGGTCCCGGGCTACTACAACCTCGCCGACCGCGGGCAGCAACTCAATCTGCAGCTCAGCGACAAACAGACGAAGTGGGACATCGAAGCCACCCGCCAGCTGCAACTGGGCACCACCACCGGCTATGGGCCGCGCTTGCTGGCGCCCTTGCTGCCGGTGTTGAGGGAAGTGGTCAGCGATCCGCAGGAACGCAAGTGGGTGGAACAACTGGCGCAATGGCCGGGCGATTACCCGCTGGATTCCATCAGCGCCACGCTGTTCAACCAGTTCCTGTTCAACCTGGCTGATGCCGCCCTGCACGATGAACTGGGAGACGGTTTTTTTGAAACCGCATTGTCGACCCGCGTGATCGACGCCGCGCTGCCGCGCCTGGCCGCCTCGGCGGACTCGCCATGGTGGGACGATCGCACGACCCTGGGCAAGGAGGCCCGTGCCGACATCGTGAAGGCGGCCTGGAGCAAAAGCCTGGCGCACCTGAAGGCCACCTTCGGTGACGACGCCACGCAATGGCAATGGGGCAACGCCCATACCCTCACCCACGGACATCCATTGGGCATGCAGAAGCCGTTGGACCGGATCTTCAACGTCGGCCCGTTCGCCGCGCCCGGTACCCATGAAGTGCCCAACAACCTCTCGGCCAGGATCGGCCCGGCGCCCTGGCCGGTCACCTACGGCCCGTCCACGCGACGCATCATCGATTTCGCCGACCCGACCCACAGCCTCACCATCAACCCCGTCGGCCAGAGCGGCGTACCGTTCGACAAGTATTACGCCGATCAGGCCGAAGCCTACATCGAGGGCCTGTATCACCAGGCGCACCTGGCCGAGGAAGAAGTGACCGCCAACACCCATGACACCCTGAAGCTGTTGCCGGCCAGGACAGCGCCCTGA
- a CDS encoding carboxymuconolactone decarboxylase family protein, translated as MFNNWSELLPTIKSAFGALGKSNPKMVKAYMALDEAAAENNVLDAKTRELISIAVAITTRCDGCIGVHTDAAIKAGATREEIAATLATAVSLNAGAAYIYSLRALEAHDTLKK; from the coding sequence ATGTTCAACAACTGGTCCGAACTGCTGCCCACCATCAAGAGCGCCTTCGGTGCCCTGGGCAAGAGCAACCCGAAAATGGTCAAGGCCTACATGGCCCTGGATGAAGCCGCGGCCGAGAACAATGTGCTCGATGCCAAGACCCGGGAGCTGATCTCCATCGCTGTGGCGATCACCACCCGCTGCGACGGTTGCATCGGCGTGCACACCGACGCCGCCATCAAGGCCGGCGCCACCCGCGAAGAAATCGCCGCGACCCTGGCCACGGCTGTTTCATTGAATGCTGGCGCGGCGTACATCTACTCGCTGCGGGCATTGGAGGCGCATGACACGCTGAAGAAATGA
- a CDS encoding ABC transporter permease subunit, whose protein sequence is MKRFSFSSLMLVLGLLFIYAPMVILVIYSFNASKLVTVWGGWSVKWYVGLLDNSQLMGSVLRSLEIACYTAVAAVALGTLAAFVLTRITRFKGRTLFGGLVTAPLVMPEVITGLSLLLLFVAMAQMIGWPQERGIVTIWIAHTTFCAAYVAVVVSSRLRELDLSIEEAAMDLGARPWKVFILITIPMIAPSLAAGGMMSFALSLDDLVLASFVSGPGSTTLPMEVFSAVRLGVKPEINAVASLILLAVSLVTFLVWYFSRRAEENRKRAIQQAIEESAADSWKQPEVRRAAATAQA, encoded by the coding sequence ATGAAGCGCTTCAGTTTTTCAAGCCTGATGCTGGTGCTGGGATTGCTGTTCATCTACGCGCCAATGGTGATCCTGGTGATCTACTCGTTCAACGCCTCGAAACTGGTGACGGTGTGGGGCGGTTGGTCGGTCAAGTGGTACGTCGGCCTGCTGGACAACAGCCAACTGATGGGCTCGGTGCTGCGTTCGCTGGAAATCGCCTGCTACACGGCGGTGGCCGCGGTGGCCCTGGGTACGCTGGCGGCCTTCGTGCTGACCCGCATCACCCGCTTCAAAGGACGCACGCTGTTCGGCGGCCTGGTCACCGCGCCGCTGGTGATGCCGGAAGTGATCACCGGTCTGTCGCTGTTGCTGCTGTTCGTGGCCATGGCGCAGATGATCGGCTGGCCCCAGGAACGTGGCATCGTCACGATCTGGATCGCCCACACCACGTTCTGCGCGGCCTATGTGGCGGTGGTGGTTTCGTCACGCTTGCGTGAGTTGGACCTGTCCATCGAAGAGGCGGCCATGGACCTCGGTGCGCGGCCGTGGAAGGTGTTCATCCTGATCACCATCCCGATGATCGCGCCGTCGCTGGCGGCGGGCGGCATGATGTCGTTCGCGTTGTCCTTGGACGACCTGGTGCTGGCGAGCTTCGTCTCGGGCCCGGGCTCGACGACCCTGCCGATGGAAGTGTTCTCGGCGGTGCGCCTGGGCGTGAAGCCGGAGATCAACGCCGTGGCGAGCCTGATCCTGCTGGCGGTGTCGCTGGTCACCTTCCTGGTCTGGTACTTCAGCCGCCGCGCCGAAGAAAACCGCAAGCGGGCGATCCAGCAAGCCATCGAGGAAAGTGCTGCCGATTCCTGGAAGCAGCCGGAAGTCCGTCGGGCGGCCGCCACTGCTCAGGCCTGA
- a CDS encoding ABC transporter permease subunit, which yields MNMRKFKRRLDRITPGGRQLVIGVPFIWLFLFFMLPFFIVLKISFAEADVAIPPYTEIYSYVDQKLQVLLNFANYAMLSEDELYIAAYLGSLKMALISTALCLLIGYPMAYAIANARKETQTVLVLLIMMPTWTAILIRVYAWMGILSNNGLLNGFLMSMGWISEPLQILNTNLAVYIGVVYSYLPFMILPLYANLVKHDASLLEAASDLGSSTFNSFWKITVPLSKNGIIAGCMLVFIPVVGEFVIPELLGGPETLMIGKVLWQEFFNNRDWPVASALAVVMLAILIVPIILFNRSQAKEMEGKE from the coding sequence ATGAACATGCGCAAATTCAAACGCCGACTCGATCGAATAACGCCCGGTGGCCGTCAACTGGTCATCGGGGTGCCCTTCATCTGGCTGTTCCTGTTCTTCATGCTGCCGTTCTTCATCGTCCTGAAGATCAGCTTCGCCGAAGCCGACGTGGCCATTCCGCCGTACACCGAGATCTACAGCTACGTCGACCAGAAGCTGCAGGTGCTGCTCAACTTCGCCAACTACGCGATGCTCAGCGAGGATGAGCTGTACATCGCCGCTTACCTGGGCTCGTTAAAGATGGCCCTGATCAGCACCGCGCTGTGCCTGCTGATCGGTTACCCGATGGCCTACGCCATTGCCAATGCCCGCAAAGAGACGCAGACGGTGCTGGTGCTGCTGATCATGATGCCGACCTGGACCGCGATCCTGATCCGCGTCTACGCGTGGATGGGCATCCTCAGCAACAACGGTCTGCTCAATGGTTTCCTGATGAGCATGGGCTGGATCAGCGAACCGCTGCAGATCCTCAACACCAACCTGGCGGTCTATATCGGCGTGGTCTACTCCTACCTGCCGTTCATGATCCTGCCGCTGTACGCCAACCTGGTCAAACATGACGCCAGCCTGCTGGAGGCCGCCTCCGACCTGGGTTCGAGCACGTTCAACAGCTTCTGGAAAATCACCGTGCCGCTGTCCAAGAACGGCATCATCGCCGGCTGCATGCTGGTATTCATTCCGGTGGTGGGCGAGTTCGTGATCCCGGAACTGCTCGGCGGTCCGGAAACCCTGATGATCGGTAAAGTGCTGTGGCAGGAATTCTTCAATAACCGTGACTGGCCGGTGGCGTCCGCCCTGGCGGTGGTGATGCTGGCGATCCTGATCGTGCCGATCATCCTGTTCAACCGCAGTCAGGCCAAAGAAATGGAGGGCAAGGAATGA
- a CDS encoding ABC transporter ATP-binding protein, whose translation MAVASGAYKKALEGDQTPKQVLVKIDRVTKKFDETIAVDDVSLEIKKGEIFALLGGSGSGKSTLLRMLAGFERPTEGRIFLDGEDITDMPPYERPINMMFQSYALFPHMTVAQNIAFGLQQDKIPKADIDARVAEMLKLVQMSQYAKRKPHQLSGGQRQRVALARSLAKRPKLLLLDEPMGALDKKLRSQMQLELVEIIERVGVTCVMVTHDQEEAMTMAERIAIMHLGWIAQIGSPIDIYETPTSRLVCEFIGNVNIFETEVVDDAEGHAVLTCKDLDRNIYVGHGISTSVQDKSVTYAIRPEKLLVTVEQPTCEHNWSSGKVHDIAYLGGHSVFYVELPSGKLVQSFVANAERRGQRPTWGDQVFVWWEDDSGVVLRS comes from the coding sequence ATGGCTGTTGCCTCCGGCGCCTATAAGAAAGCCCTCGAGGGCGACCAGACACCCAAGCAGGTGCTGGTCAAAATCGACCGGGTCACGAAGAAGTTCGACGAGACGATTGCCGTGGACGATGTGTCCCTGGAGATCAAAAAAGGCGAGATCTTCGCCTTGCTCGGCGGTTCGGGTTCGGGCAAATCCACGTTGCTGCGCATGCTTGCCGGCTTTGAGCGGCCCACGGAGGGGCGGATTTTCCTCGACGGCGAGGACATCACCGACATGCCGCCCTATGAGCGGCCGATCAACATGATGTTCCAGTCCTACGCCTTGTTCCCGCACATGACCGTGGCGCAGAACATCGCCTTCGGCCTGCAGCAGGACAAGATCCCCAAGGCCGACATCGACGCCCGCGTGGCCGAGATGCTCAAGCTGGTGCAGATGAGCCAGTACGCCAAGCGCAAACCGCACCAGCTCTCCGGCGGCCAGCGCCAGCGCGTGGCCCTGGCCCGTTCGCTGGCCAAGCGTCCGAAGCTGTTGCTGCTCGACGAGCCGATGGGTGCCCTGGACAAGAAGCTGCGCTCGCAAATGCAGCTTGAGCTGGTCGAGATCATCGAGCGGGTCGGCGTCACCTGCGTCATGGTGACCCACGACCAGGAAGAGGCCATGACCATGGCCGAGCGCATCGCGATCATGCACCTGGGCTGGATCGCCCAGATCGGCAGCCCGATCGACATCTACGAAACCCCGACCAGCCGACTGGTCTGCGAGTTCATCGGCAACGTCAACATCTTCGAGACCGAAGTGGTGGACGACGCCGAAGGCCACGCGGTGCTGACCTGCAAGGACCTGGACCGCAACATCTACGTGGGCCACGGCATCAGCACCTCGGTGCAGGACAAGTCGGTGACCTACGCCATTCGCCCGGAAAAACTGCTGGTGACCGTCGAGCAGCCGACCTGTGAGCACAACTGGTCCAGCGGCAAGGTCCATGACATTGCCTACCTGGGTGGGCATTCGGTGTTCTACGTCGAGCTGCCGAGCGGCAAGCTGGTGCAGTCCTTCGTCGCCAACGCCGAGCGCCGTGGCCAGCGGCCGACCTGGGGCGACCAGGTGTTCGTCTGGTGGGAAGACGACAGCGGCGTGGTGCTTCGCTCATGA